In a genomic window of Staphylococcus taiwanensis:
- a CDS encoding anaerobic C4-dicarboxylate transporter, translating to MLLFVVEIIIMILAVLLGLRTAGALGCGIFAIVAQLIMIFGFQLPPGSAPVTAVLIILSIGIAGGTLQATGGIDYLVYLASKIIERFPKSIIFIAPMICFLFVFGVGTANIALSLEPIIAKTAVRANIQPKRPLTASVLTANLALLCSPAASATAYIISVMAGYHISMGKYLSIVMPTAIITMLMLSVFCTFVGRKTKVTSSEKAHTPEVEVVQSFSTKTKFGVLGFLLCVAGILTFGIFPNLMPSFKIDGDTVKVTMTEIVQFFMYLSAAINLLMLKVNTNDILSSNITQSAIGALFAVLGPGWLGATVFNAPQNLKIIQDDIGKTIQSVPWLVIVLVAVVAMIVISQTATASIMVPIVMSMGIPPMYFIAMVQTLNVNFVIPAQPTLLFAVNLDDTGRTRPTSFIIPGFFTIIVSIIVGFLIKSILGL from the coding sequence ATGCTACTGTTTGTAGTAGAAATTATCATAATGATATTAGCTGTGTTGCTAGGGCTACGTACAGCTGGCGCATTAGGCTGTGGTATCTTTGCCATTGTGGCACAACTTATTATGATATTTGGATTTCAATTACCTCCGGGTTCAGCGCCCGTTACTGCAGTATTAATCATTTTATCTATTGGTATCGCTGGCGGTACTTTGCAAGCTACAGGAGGGATAGACTATCTCGTTTATCTCGCATCTAAAATTATTGAACGTTTTCCGAAATCAATTATTTTCATTGCACCAATGATTTGTTTTCTTTTCGTATTTGGCGTAGGGACGGCAAACATTGCCTTATCTTTAGAACCGATTATTGCTAAAACGGCAGTTAGAGCTAATATTCAACCTAAACGACCGTTAACAGCTTCTGTACTTACAGCTAATTTGGCATTGCTTTGTAGTCCAGCAGCTTCAGCAACGGCATATATTATTTCTGTAATGGCTGGTTATCATATTTCAATGGGTAAATATTTAAGTATTGTCATGCCTACTGCTATCATTACCATGCTTATGTTAAGTGTGTTTTGTACCTTTGTAGGTCGTAAAACGAAAGTTACTTCGAGTGAAAAAGCACATACGCCTGAAGTCGAAGTGGTGCAGTCATTTTCAACTAAAACCAAATTCGGTGTGCTTGGTTTCTTATTATGCGTCGCAGGTATTTTAACATTTGGAATCTTTCCAAATTTAATGCCGTCATTTAAGATCGATGGTGATACTGTTAAAGTGACGATGACAGAGATTGTACAGTTCTTTATGTATTTGAGTGCGGCTATTAATTTATTAATGTTGAAAGTGAATACGAATGATATTTTATCTTCCAATATTACGCAATCTGCAATTGGTGCACTCTTTGCTGTACTTGGACCAGGTTGGTTAGGGGCGACCGTGTTTAATGCACCGCAAAATTTGAAGATTATACAAGATGATATTGGGAAAACAATACAATCAGTTCCATGGTTAGTCATTGTATTAGTCGCAGTCGTTGCGATGATTGTTATTTCTCAAACGGCGACAGCATCTATCATGGTGCCAATTGTTATGAGTATGGGAATTCCACCAATGTATTTTATCGCAATGGTACAAACGCTCAATGTCAACTTTGTTATTCCAGCACAACCGACATTACTCTTTGCGGTTAATTTAGATGATACAGGACGAACACGTCCGACAAGTTTTATTATTCCAGGATTTTTCACAATTATTGTTTCGATCATAGTCGGATTTTTAATAAAATCTATTTTAGGATTGTAG
- a CDS encoding GbsR/MarR family transcriptional regulator, with product MARSMNYDQKIEEAKDLVINSIGETMDLYGTNRSVGNLYGTMVFEGSMTLDEMREHLQMSKPSMSAGVKKLQEFDIVKQQFTRGSRKQHFIAEKNFFTFFRNFFTQKWEREVDTNLEAVEKAQTLLDETLKDANLDEDTKKEVDKIQAQLDHTKQYCKWLENLSNAIESGQIFEHYPIPENEEI from the coding sequence ATGGCACGTTCAATGAATTACGACCAAAAGATTGAAGAGGCAAAAGACCTTGTCATCAATTCAATCGGTGAAACAATGGATTTATACGGCACAAACCGTAGTGTAGGCAACTTATATGGCACCATGGTCTTCGAAGGAAGTATGACACTCGATGAGATGCGTGAGCACTTACAAATGAGTAAACCTAGCATGAGTGCAGGAGTAAAAAAACTCCAAGAATTCGATATTGTTAAACAACAATTCACACGTGGTAGCCGCAAGCAACACTTTATTGCTGAGAAAAACTTTTTCACTTTCTTCAGAAACTTCTTTACTCAAAAGTGGGAACGTGAAGTTGATACCAATCTTGAAGCTGTTGAAAAGGCTCAAACACTGCTTGACGAAACACTTAAAGACGCTAACTTAGACGAGGATACTAAAAAAGAAGTTGATAAAATCCAAGCACAATTAGATCATACGAAGCAATATTGTAAATGGTTAGAAAACTTAAGTAATGCCATTGAAAGTGGTCAAATTTTCGAACATTACCCAATTCCAGAAAACGAAGAAATTTAA
- the betB gene encoding betaine-aldehyde dehydrogenase, whose amino-acid sequence MELVEKLSNRQYIDGEWVESSNKNTRDIINPYNQEVIFTVAEGTVEDAEKAILAARRAFEDGEWSLETSEVRGKKVRAIADKITEHREELAKLETLDTGKTLEESFADMDDIANVFTYFAGLADKDGGEIINTPIPNSESKVVKEPVGVVTQITPWNYPLLQASWKIAPALATGCSLVMKPSEITPLTTIRVFELMEEVGFPKGVINLVLSSGEEIGDTLSGHKEVDLVSFTGGIETGKHIMKNAANHVTNIALELGGKNPNIIFDDADFDLAVDQALNGGYFHAGQVCSAGSRILVHNDIKADFEKALIARVGKIKLGNGFDDDTEMGPVISTEHRDKIESYMAIAKEEGATIAIGGKRPERDDLQDGLFFEPTVITDCDTSMRIVQEEVFGPVVTVEGFDSEEEAIKLANDSIYGLAGAVFSKDIGKAQRVANKLKLGTVWINDFHPYFAQAPWGGYKQSGIGRELGKEGLEEYLTSKHILTNTNPEPVNFFSK is encoded by the coding sequence ATGGAACTTGTAGAAAAATTGTCTAATCGTCAATATATCGATGGTGAATGGGTCGAAAGTTCAAATAAAAATACGAGAGATATTATCAATCCTTATAACCAAGAAGTGATCTTTACAGTGGCAGAAGGTACTGTTGAAGATGCTGAGAAAGCAATACTAGCAGCACGTCGCGCATTTGAAGATGGCGAGTGGTCACTAGAAACAAGTGAAGTCAGAGGTAAAAAAGTAAGAGCAATCGCAGATAAAATTACTGAGCATCGTGAAGAGTTGGCTAAGCTAGAAACCCTAGATACTGGTAAAACATTAGAAGAATCATTTGCTGATATGGATGACATCGCAAATGTATTTACTTACTTTGCTGGGTTAGCTGATAAAGATGGTGGTGAAATCATTAATACACCAATTCCGAACTCAGAAAGTAAAGTAGTCAAAGAACCAGTTGGTGTTGTAACGCAAATCACACCTTGGAATTATCCTTTATTACAAGCATCATGGAAGATTGCGCCAGCATTGGCTACAGGCTGTTCACTCGTTATGAAACCAAGTGAAATCACGCCATTAACTACTATTCGTGTATTTGAATTAATGGAAGAGGTTGGTTTCCCTAAAGGTGTTATCAACTTAGTATTGAGCAGTGGTGAAGAAATAGGAGATACATTATCAGGACATAAAGAGGTAGACCTTGTCTCATTTACAGGTGGTATTGAAACAGGCAAACACATCATGAAGAATGCTGCAAATCATGTTACAAATATTGCACTAGAACTTGGCGGTAAAAATCCAAATATTATTTTTGATGATGCTGACTTTGATTTAGCAGTGGATCAAGCCTTGAATGGTGGATATTTCCACGCAGGTCAAGTTTGTTCAGCGGGTTCACGTATTCTAGTACACAATGATATTAAAGCTGATTTTGAAAAGGCATTAATAGCGCGTGTAGGTAAAATCAAGCTTGGTAATGGCTTTGATGACGACACAGAAATGGGACCTGTGATTTCTACAGAACATCGCGATAAGATTGAAAGCTATATGGCAATTGCTAAAGAAGAAGGCGCAACTATCGCGATTGGCGGTAAACGTCCAGAACGAGACGATTTACAAGATGGCTTATTCTTCGAACCAACAGTAATCACTGATTGTGATACATCAATGCGCATCGTTCAAGAAGAAGTGTTTGGTCCAGTTGTGACTGTTGAAGGATTTGATAGTGAAGAAGAAGCAATCAAATTAGCTAATGACTCTATTTATGGTTTAGCTGGTGCAGTCTTCTCTAAAGACATTGGCAAAGCACAACGTGTAGCCAATAAATTAAAACTAGGTACAGTTTGGATTAATGACTTCCATCCATATTTTGCACAAGCACCATGGGGTGGTTACAAACAATCAGGCATTGGACGTGAGTTAGGTAAAGAAGGCTTAGAAGAATATTTAACAAGTAAGCATATCTTAACAAACACGAATCCAGAACCAGTAAATTTCTTTAGTAAATAA
- the betA gene encoding choline dehydrogenase, which translates to MSKHKSYDYVIIGGGSAGSVLGNRLTEDKDKDVLVLEAGRSDYPWDLFIQMPAALMFPSGNRFYDWIYQTEEEPHMGRKVDHARGKVLGGSSSINGMIYQRGNPMDYEGWAEPEGMESWDFAHCLPYFKRLEKTYGATPFDQYRGHHGPIKLKRGPATNPLFKSFFDAGVEAGYHKTKDVNGFRQEGFGPFDSQVHNGRRVSASRAYLHPAMKRKNLTVKTRAFVTKIHFDGNKATGVTFKRNGKYHTVDAGEVILSGGAFNTPQLLQLSGIGDAEFLKSKGIEPRMHLPGVGENFEDHLEVYIQHECKEPVSLQPSLDVKRMPWIGLQWIFARKGAAASNHFEGGAFVRSNNQVAYPNLMFHFLPIAVRYDGQKAPVAHGYQVHIGPMYSNSRGSLKIKSKDPFEKPSIVFNYLSTKEDEQEWVEAIRVARNILAQKAMDPFNGGEISPGPSVQTDEEILDWVRRDGETALHPSCSAKMGPASDPMSVVDPLTMKVHGMENLRVVDASAMPRTTNGNIHAPVLMLAEKAADIIRGKKPLEPQYVDYYKHGVSDENAGAMEFDPYYQH; encoded by the coding sequence ATGAGTAAACATAAATCATATGATTACGTCATTATCGGTGGCGGTAGTGCAGGATCAGTATTAGGTAATCGATTAACAGAAGATAAAGATAAAGACGTATTAGTATTAGAAGCAGGACGAAGTGATTATCCTTGGGATTTATTTATTCAAATGCCAGCAGCATTAATGTTCCCATCAGGTAATCGTTTCTACGATTGGATTTATCAAACAGAAGAAGAACCTCACATGGGGCGTAAAGTAGACCATGCACGTGGTAAAGTACTTGGAGGTTCTAGCTCAATCAATGGCATGATTTACCAAAGAGGTAATCCAATGGACTATGAAGGCTGGGCAGAACCAGAAGGTATGGAATCTTGGGACTTTGCACACTGTTTGCCATACTTTAAACGCCTAGAAAAAACTTATGGGGCGACACCATTTGACCAATATAGAGGGCACCATGGTCCAATCAAACTAAAACGTGGTCCAGCTACAAATCCATTATTCAAATCATTCTTTGATGCTGGTGTAGAAGCGGGTTATCATAAAACAAAAGATGTAAATGGCTTTAGACAAGAAGGATTTGGACCATTCGATAGCCAAGTACATAATGGCCGTCGTGTGTCAGCATCTAGAGCATACTTACATCCTGCTATGAAACGTAAAAACTTAACAGTTAAGACACGTGCCTTTGTTACAAAAATACACTTTGATGGTAACAAAGCGACAGGTGTTACGTTTAAACGTAACGGAAAATATCATACAGTTGACGCTGGTGAAGTTATTTTATCAGGCGGTGCATTCAATACACCTCAATTATTACAATTATCAGGTATAGGTGATGCAGAATTCTTAAAATCTAAAGGTATTGAACCACGTATGCATTTACCTGGTGTTGGTGAAAACTTTGAAGATCACTTAGAAGTTTATATTCAACATGAATGTAAAGAACCAGTTTCCTTACAACCTAGCTTAGATGTTAAACGTATGCCATGGATTGGTTTACAATGGATATTTGCACGTAAAGGTGCAGCAGCTTCAAACCACTTTGAAGGTGGCGCTTTCGTAAGATCTAATAATCAAGTTGCTTATCCTAATTTAATGTTCCATTTCTTACCAATTGCAGTAAGATATGATGGACAAAAAGCACCAGTAGCACATGGTTACCAAGTGCACATTGGTCCGATGTACTCTAATTCACGTGGTAGCTTAAAAATTAAATCTAAAGATCCATTTGAAAAACCAAGTATCGTGTTTAATTATCTTTCAACAAAAGAAGATGAACAAGAATGGGTTGAAGCAATTAGAGTAGCACGTAATATATTAGCTCAAAAAGCTATGGATCCATTCAACGGTGGAGAAATTTCACCAGGACCATCAGTACAAACAGATGAAGAAATCTTGGATTGGGTACGTAGAGATGGCGAAACAGCATTACATCCTTCATGTAGTGCAAAAATGGGACCTGCTTCAGACCCAATGTCAGTCGTTGATCCATTAACTATGAAAGTTCATGGCATGGAAAACTTACGTGTTGTTGACGCATCAGCAATGCCTCGCACAACAAATGGTAATATTCATGCACCGGTATTGATGCTTGCTGAAAAAGCAGCGGACATTATTCGTGGTAAGAAACCATTAGAACCACAATATGTTGATTATTATAAACATGGTGTAAGTGATGAAAATGCAGGCGCTATGGAATTTGATCCATATTATCAACATTAA